A stretch of Zymoseptoria tritici IPO323 chromosome 1, whole genome shotgun sequence DNA encodes these proteins:
- a CDS encoding leucine--tRNA ligase encodes MAAVQATKEALAPTQQAGTFKIENTEKRDTLMASEKKYQKLWADRKIFEQNAPTLEDVPFHSITPAELRKKVPKYMVTMAYPYVNGTPHAGHSFTASKLEFAVGWARMQGKRALYPQGFHCTGMPIKACADKLVREIENFGQNFENCPVDAVKDENKDASPPAPTQQVTKEDVTKFSAKKSKVNAKTNVALKYQFQIMLAQGIPIEEIHKFAEPQHWLQYFPPLWKRDLDNMGCRVDWRRSMVTTDANPYYDAFVRWQVNRLKELGKIKFGKRYTVYSPKDGQACMDHDRASGEGVGVQEYTAIKLGVKEWAEAAKSKVEGKVPEGGVVYFVPATLRPETMYGQTCCFVGPAITYGIYEVVKGKEYYFISDRAARNMAFQSIFPTWGEFPKVAELQGSDVIGTLVNAPSSFMKEGVRILPMETVKASKGTGVVSCVPSDSPDDYATIMDLSKKAEYYKIKKEWVDFEILPIIETPSYGNLTAKFLVESMKINSPKDAKQLAEAKDLAYKEGFYKGKMIYGEFAGRSVEEAKPLVRQQMIDAKDAFAYAEPDGQVVSRSGDECVAGHLDQWFMNYGTPEKSGDPEWQPTVLKHVMNENGNGLNLFTTEAKNSFEQVLFWLAQWACARSYGLGTKLPWDQSQLVESLSDSTIYMSYYTIAHFLHKDIFGKEKGIGNIAPEEMTDEIWDWLFCRAETIPQGTTIKEETLHRMRREFEYWYPLDLRVSGKDLIQNHLTFFLYVHIALFPPEYWPRAVRANGHLLLNGEKMSKSTGNFLTLYDATAKFGADATRIALADAGDSIEDANFDESVANSNILRMYELRQWCESVINDARLLKDGETYAQITKSERHKNNDSVMRTGEKMFWDELFENEINGLVREAGKQYDATNYKAALKSGLYDFTIARDFYREATKAAGIGMHFDLVKRYVELQALMVTVVAPHWAEHIWLEVLKKDDSVQNALFPEVPDQQPNLTAAREYVRNTSSNITSAEGAQLKKMQKGKQTSYDPKKDKKLSIFCARNYPAWQDGIIDIVRQNFVDMKLDVSAVSKSIPKAESKKAMPFVQVLKKSLETGIEPSTVFERKLAFDEVKVLLEMVAGLQQIVQKCAVVEVVVVEDEGKKGSVAGGSEGVKQGEERTALPQSAENAVPGQPTFFFENV; translated from the coding sequence ATGGCCGCCGTTCAAGCCACGAAGGAGGCCCTGGCTCCGACACAGCAGGCGGGCACTTTCAAGATCGAGAACACCGAGAAGCGTGATACATTGATGGCCagcgagaagaagtaccAAAAACTATGGGCCGACCGCAAGATCTTTGAGCAGAACGCACCCACTCTCGAGGATGTGCCGTTCCACTCCATCACACCCGCCGAGCTGCGGAAGAAGGTCCCCAAATACATGGTCACCATGGCGTATCCATACGTGAACGGGACTCCTCATGCTGGCCATTCTTTCACGGCGAGCAAGCTGGAGTTCGCTGTAGGTTGGGCACGAATGCAAGGAAAGCGGGCTCTTTACCCACAAGGATTCCACTGCACCGGTATGCCGATCAAGGCGTGCGCCGACAAGCTGGTCCGCGAGATCGAGAACTTTGGACAAAACTTCGAGAACTGCCCCGTCGACGCTGTCAAGGACGAGAACAAAGACGCCTCACCCCCAGCGCCCACCCAGCAGGTCACCAAGGAGGATGTTACCAAGTTCTCcgcgaagaagtcgaaggtcAATGCGAAGACAAATGTCGCCTTGAAGTACCAATTCCAGATTATGCTTGCTCAGGGAATTCCGATTGAAGAGATTCACAAGTTCGCAGAGCCGCAACATTGGCTACAATACTTCCCTCCTCTATGGAAGCGCGATTTGGACAACATGGGATGCCGTGTGGACTGGAGACGATCGATGGTCACGACTGATGCCAACCCATACTACGACGCCTTTGTGAGATGGCAGGTCAATCGTCTGAAGGAGCTGGGCAAGATCAAGTTTGGCAAGAGATACACTGTCTACTCACCCAAGGATGGACAGGCATGCATGGACCACGACAGAGCGTCTGGAGAAGGAGTAGGAGTTCAGGAATACACCGCCATCAAACTTGGAGTCAAGGAGTGGGCCGAGGCAGCCAAGAGCAAGGTCGAGGGCAAGGTTCCGGAGGGCGGAGTGGTCTACTTTGTGCCTGCGACTCTACGACCAGAAACGATGTACGGACAGACATGCTGCTTTGTCGGACCTGCTATCACCTACGGTATCTACGAGGTCGTCAAGGGCAAGGAGTACTACTTCATCTCGGATCGTGCTGCGAGGAACATGGCCTTCCAGAGCATATTTCCAACATGGGGAGAGTTTCCCAAGGTCGCAGAGCTTCAGGGCTCGGATGTCATTGGTACCCTTGTCAACGCACCATCCTCGTTCATGAAGGAAGGTGTGCGCATCCTTCCCATGGAGACCGTCAAGGCCTCTAAGGGTACCGGTGTCGTATCTTGCGTACCATCAGATTCCCCTGACGATTATGCCACCATCATGGACCTGAGCAAAAAGGCCGAGTACTACAAGATCAAGAAAGAATGGGTCGACTTTGAAATCCTGCCCATCATCGAGACTCCTTCTTACGGCAACTTGACCGCCAAGTTCCTGGTCGAATCGATGAAGATCAACTCGCCCAAGGATGCGAAGCAATTGGCCGAGGCCAAGGACCTTGCCTACAAGGAAGGCTTCTACAAGGGAAAGATGATTTACGGAGAATTTGCGGGGAGGAGTGTTGAGGAAGCCAAGCCGTTGGTCCGCCAACAAATGATTGATGCGAAGGACGCTTTCGCTTACGCCGAGCCAGATGGTCAAGTTGTCAGCCGATCAGGAGACGAATGTGTCGCTGGCCACCTCGACCAATGGTTCATGAACTACGGCACTCCCGAGAAGTCTGGTGATCCCGAGTGGCAACCCACTGTTCTTAAGCATGTGATGAATGAGAATGGCAATGGCTTGAATCTCTTCACAACAGAAGCCAAGAACTCCTTCGAGCAGGTCTTGTTCTGGCTCGCACAATGGGCATGTGCTCGAAGCTACGGTCTGGGTACCAAGCTGCCCTGGGACCAGAGCCAGCTTGTCGAGAGTCTGTCCGACTCGACCATCTACATGTCATACTACACGATCGCACACTTCCTACACAAAGACATCTTTGGCAAGGAGAAGGGCATTGGAAATATTGCACCTGAAGAGATGACGGACGAGATCTGGGACTGGCTATTCTGCCGAGCAGAGACGATCCCTCAAGGAACCACCATCAAAGAGGAGACTTTGCACCGCATGCGTCGGGAATTCGAGTACTGGTACCCTCTTGATCTCCGTGTCTCCGGCAAGGATCTGATCCAAAACCACTTGACCTTCTTCCTGTACGTTCACATTGCTCTCTTCCCTCCAGAGTACTGGCCACGCGCGGTCCGCGCCAACGGGCATTTGCTTCTCAACGGAGAGAAGATGTCCAAGTCGACCGGAAACTTCCTCACACTCTACGATGCAACGGCCAAGTTCGGCGCAGATGCCACGCGTATCGCACTTGCAGACGCTGGAGACAGCATCGAGGACGCTAACTTCGACGAGTCTGTGGCGAACAGCAATATTCTCCGCATGTACGAGCTCCGACAATGGTGCGAGAGTGTCATCAACGACGCTCGTCTGCTCAAGGACGGCGAGACCTACGCCCAGATCACGAAGAGCGAGCGCCACAAGAACAACGACTCGGTCATGCGCACTGGTGAGAAGATGTTCTGGGACGAGCTTTTCGAGAACGAGATCAACGGTCTTGTCCGTGAGGCTGGCAAGCAATACGATGCGACCAACTACAAAGCCGCCCTCAAGAGTGGCCTGTACGATTTCACCATCGCTCGCGACTTCTACCGCGAAGCGACCAAAGCAGCCGGTATTGGCATGCACTTTGACCTCGTCAAGCGCTACGTCGAGCTGCAGGCTCTGATGGTCACAGTCGTCGCTCCCCACTGGGCGGAACACATCTGGCTCGAGGTTCTCAAGAAGGACGATTCGGTGCAGAACGCTCTCTTCCCGGAGGTGCCTGATCAGCAGCCCAACCTCACCGCTGCTCGCGAGTACGTCCGCAacaccagcagcaacatcaCCTCTGCGGAAGGCGCACAGCTCAAGAAGATGCAAAAGGGCAAGCAGACTTCGTACGACccgaagaaggacaagaagctCTCCATATTCTGCGCAAGAAATTACCCTGCGTGGCAAGACGGCATCATCGATATCGTTCGTCAAAACTTCGTGGACATGAAGCTCGACGTCAGCGCAGTGTCGAAGTCCATCCCGAAGGCGGAAAGCAAGAAAGCCATGCCGTTCGTGCAAGTGTTGAAGAAGTCTCTTGAGACGGGCATCGAGCCGAGCACAGTGTTCGAGAGGAAGCTAGCCTTTGATGAGGTGAAGGTGCTGTTGGAGATGGTCGCCGGTCTGCAACAGATTGTGCAGAAATGTGCTGTGGTGGAGGTTGTCGtcgtggaggatgagggcaagaagggaaGTGTTGCAGGAGGCAGCGAGGGTGTCAAGCAGGGTGAGGAGAGGACAGCATTGCCGCAGAGTGCGGAGAATGCGGTTCCGGGTCAGCCGACTTTCTTCTTCGAGAATGTCTGA
- the MgMoo gene encoding inositol oxygenase protein (The enzyme inositol oxygenaseis a monooxygenase that converts inositol into glucuronic acid in the presence of molecular oxygen. This enzyme is integrated into a pathway leading to either degradation and energy production or the biosynthesis of precursors for polysaccharides.. ...) — protein MAPAMYEIPNVAEDFNDHKDGLALEATSDAIDEVNVLKAAMRVKNGTATQAEVDIYEASQFDAEKDKTQFRQYEDACDRVKNFYREQHTKQTVAYNLKARNDFHSKTRARMTIWQAMEKLNTLIDESDPDTSLSQIEHLLQSAEAIRRDGKPQWFQLTGLIHDLGKLLFFYDARGQWDVVGDTFPVGCRFDESIIYPGTFLENPDSRDSIYTTEHGIYTPGCGMDNVMLSWGHDEYLYHICKEQSTLPDEALAMIRYHSFYPWHSAGGYRWMMNDKDEKMLAAVKAFNPFTSCPIEQFTMESRRTAQV, from the exons ATGGCTCCTGCTATGTACGAGATACCCAATGTGGCCGAAGACTTCAACGATCACAAAGACGGCCTCGCGCTTGAAGCCACCTCCGACGCCATCGATGAAGTCAACGTCCTCAAAGCGGCCATGCGTGTCAAGAACGGCACAGCCACACAAGCCGAAGTCGACATCTACGAAGCCTCACAATTCGATGCAGAGAAAGACAAGACGCAATTCCGGCAATACGAAGACGCCTGCGACCGAGTCAAGAACTTCTACCGCGAACAACACACCAAGCAAACTGTCGCCTACAATCTCAAAGCCCGTAACGACTTCCACTCCAAGACTCGCGCCCGCATGACCATCTGGCAAGCCATGGAGAAACTCAACACCCTCATCGACGAGTCCGACCCAgacacctccctctcccaaATCGAACACCTCCTCCAGTCCGCCGAGGCGATCCGTCGCGACGGCAAGCCGCAATGGTTCCAACTGACCGGTCTGATCCACGACCTGGGCaaactcctcttcttctacgACGCACGAGGACAATGGGATGTCGTGGGCGACACCTTCCCCGTCGGCTGTCGCTTCGACGAGTCCATCATCTACCCGGGCACATTCCTCGAGAACCCCGACTCCCGCGATTCCATATACACCACCGAGCACGGCATCTACACGCCCGGCTGTGGCATGGACAATGTCATGCTGTCCTGGGGTCACGACGAGTACCTCTACCACATTTGCAAGGAGCAGAGCACCCTCCCCGATGAAGCATTGGCGATGATCCGATACCATTCGTTCTATCCCTGGCACAGCGCCGGGGGGTACAGGTGGATGATGAAcgacaaggacgagaagatgTTGGCGGCGGTCAAAGCGTTCAATCC ATTCACCTCTTGCCCCATCGAACAATTCACAATGGAGAGTAGACGTACTGCACAAGTATAG
- the GTE2401 gene encoding transcription initiation factor (Similar to Saccharomyces cerevisiae BDF1 which is a protein involved in transcription initiation at TATA-containing promoters) — translation MSSDQGANTTAFEDNSALPVDQIEVTQDSQPTSLKPVEDVASGITSVADFLPNPKDAPTSHPTPPPDEPLVSSDANVDVEMTEAEDRNVEVESAPEGLSEVAPTLVDESVPVPAPVVESSLVRPREEDDGEEAEEPAAKRSRFDGVDASAAEDASLPIANANDPEPELEPQQEQTAIFTDVATPVETSSADPLLSGDAASEPHSSIPPAAPSDILPPADSAAPESQASIPQAPPSEVPPSSSAALEPEASTSQAALPEVPPPLPSTSINGTSAEADAQPTIESIEAQPPPSIENAADAPMESSQPSTQALPTSIPPPAAPSSSSAAPAQATAQYDTKPMTALQKTFLQDKMKNLKKTKNSGPFSSPVDYVALGIPSYPEVIKQPMDLGTMDQKLKAGQYATVQEFADDFDLIVNNTRTFNGSAHAITQMAMAMEAYFRRMMESVPSADIAALPKKKASPKPATNIAQRREPRAVPPPVPATESFALQSNGTPQIRRESGANRPARAIKPPPPKEVAYAMPKRKEHQLELKFAEHVLQQIRGPQYGAQNSVFLAPVDPVALNIPNYRQIIKHPMDLGTMTQKMKQGLYGKASEVKKDFDLMIENCISFNPVGNPVRDMGIALQRSFESLWRDKDKWEKKERANSKRGESSAEEESEEEEEEEEDDGDEKSQAIRALQKQLADMQNALAGLNAPPTKKTKKTKAPKQGGTKKSGGASTKTKLPAAKTSKPPKKTKIVTYEEKQEISEAVGNMDGAQVEQLTNIITSNCKKYAEQDEMELEIDDLPNEVQALLLAYVRSIFGNPRARQRQISPDDAGGVMDEDDEFEPSERGKRGGAGGKRKKHRPMGKKEQQDAISNIQKQLAQFQGPANGGQSVGGGYVVPKQEDEDSSGDEESEESEEE, via the coding sequence ATGTCGAGCGACCAAGGCGCAAACACCACCGCATTCGAGGATAACTCTGCGCTGCCGGTTGATCAAATTGAGGTAACACAAGATTCCCAGCCCACCTCCCTCAAACCTGTTGAAGACGTTGCGTCGGGCATCACATCTGTTGCGGACTTTCTCCCTAACCCCAAGGACGCACCAACTTCACATCCAACCCCTCCACCGGATGAACCTCTTGTGTCTTCCGATGCTAATGTTGATGTGGAGATGACCGAGGCTGAGGATCGAAATGTGGAGGTCGAGTCTGCGCCGGAGGGGTTGTCGGAAGTTGCGCCTACGTTGGTGGATGAGTCAGTACCAGTCCCTGCACCTGTTGTTGAGTCGAGTCTTGTGCGGCcgagagaggaggacgatggcgaggaagcggaggagccGGCGGCCAAGCGCAGCAGATTCGACGGCGTCGATGCCAGTGCGGCAGAAGACGCCTCTCTGCCCATCGCGAACGCCAACGATCCCGAGCCTGAGCTCGAGCCGCAACAGGAACAGACTGCAATATTCACCGATGTCGCGACACCAGTTGAGACCAGCTCAGCAGATCCTCTTCTCAGCGGCGATGCGGCATCGGAGCCTCATTCTTCAATACCGCCAGCGGCACCTTCCGACATTCTTCCTCCAGCAGATTCAGCGGCACCAGAGTCGCAGGCTTCAATACCGCAAGCACCTCCTTCCGAAGttcctccttcatcttcagCGGCGTTGGAACCGGAGGCTTCAACATCGCAAGCAGCACTTCCCGAAGTTCCTCCACCACTACCCTCAACATCAATCAACGGCACGTCCGCTGAAGCCGATGCGCAACCAACGATCGAATCGATCGAAGCtcaacctccaccctccatcGAGAACGCCGCAGATGCACCAATGGAGTCCTCACAGCCATCCACACAAGCCCTTCCAACCTCTATCCCACCTCCTGCCGCTCCCTCGTCATCATCAGCTGCGCCCGCGCAAGCAACCGCGCAGTATGACACAAAACCCATGACAGCACTGCAGAAGACGTTCTTGCAAGACAAGATGAAGAACCTCAAGAAGACGAAAAACTCCGGTCCTTTCTCCAGCCCTGTCGACTACGTTGCTCTCGGCATTCCGTCGTATCCAGAGGTCATCAAACAACCGATGGACCTTGGTACGATGGATCAGAAGTTGAAGGCCGGGCAGTATGCGACTGTACAGGAGTTTGCGGACGACTTCGATCTTATCGTCAACAACACCCGCACCTTCAACGGGTCCGCGCATGCAATCACACagatggcgatggcgatggagGCGTACTTTCGTaggatgatggagagtgTGCCAAGCGCAGATATAGCAGCTCTGCCAAAGAAGAAAGCATCTCCGAAGCCTGCGACCAACATTGCGCAGCGTCGAGAGCCGCGAGCTGTACCGCCTCCAGTCCCCGCTACAGAGTCATTCGCTCTGCAGTCGAACGGAACTCCTCAAATTCGCCGCGAATCCGGCGCGAACCGGCCAGCCCGTGCGATCaagcctcctccacccaaGGAGGTCGCATACGCGATGCCCAAGAGAAAGGAGCATCAACTCGAACTCAAATTCGCCGAGCATGTCCTGCAACAGATCCGCGGTCCGCAATATGGCGCTCAAAATAGTGTTTTCCTCGCCCCCGTCGACCCCGTGGCTCTCAACATCCCCAACTATCGTCAGATCATCAAGCACCCGATGGACCTCGGCACCATGACTCAAAAGATGAAGCAGGGTCTGTACGGCAAGGCGTcggaggtgaagaaggacTTCGACCTCATGATTGAGAACTGCATCTCGTTCAACCCGGTCGGCAACCCGGTGCGTGATATGGGCATCGCCCTCCAGCGTAGTTTCGAGTCTCTGTGGCGTGACAAGGACAagtgggagaagaaggagcggGCGAATTCGAAGCGTGGAGAGTCgtccgcggaggaggagagcgaggaggaagaagaggaagaagaggatgacggcGATGAGAAGAGCCAGGCTATCCGCGCGCTGCAGAAGCAGTTGGCGGACATGCAGAACGCTCTCGCTGGACTAAACGCCccgccgacgaagaagaccaaGAAGACCAAAGCTCCAAAGCAGGGCGGTACGAAGAAGTCCGGCGGTGCCTCCACCAAGACCAAGCTCCCTGCCGCAAAGACCTCGAAGCCTCCCAAGAAGACCAAAATTGTGACCTACGAGGAGAAGCAAGAAATCTCCGAGGCGGTCGGCAACATGGACGGTGCGCAAGTCGAGCAACTCACCAACATCATCACCTCCAACTGTAAGAAGTACGCTGAGCAAGATGAGATGGAGCTCGAAATCGACGACCTTCCCAACGAGGTCCAGGCCTTGCTGCTTGCGTACGTGCGCTCCATCTTTGGCAATCCGAGAGCACGTCAGAGACAGATCTCTCCCGATGATGCTGGTGGTGTcatggacgaggacgacgagttCGAGCCGTCTGAGCGTGGCAAGCGTGGTGGCGCCGGTGGCAAGCGCAAGAAGCATCGGCCGATGGGCAAGAAGGAGCAGCAAGATGCGATCTCGAATATCCAGAAGCAACTGGCACAGTTCCAGGGTCCCGCTAATGGAGGCCAGAGTGTCGGTGGTGGGTACGTTGTGCCGAAgcaggaggatgaggactcGTCTGGCGATGAGGAGTCCGAAGAGTCCGAGGAGGAGTAG